The sequence below is a genomic window from Nicotiana tomentosiformis chromosome 6, ASM39032v3, whole genome shotgun sequence.
tgaattacaatgtaagtaaAAACTCTCatttacagaaatgtagccatcctctttatagtggaggatcctacttttagatataattaaaaatatatagtgggagacccataataatttagcttttccataattcctgatAGGATTCTCTCATCTGGTgggtttgcaacggctcttgtctgtgagctcgatattgactcgagtttctGGTCTtcactcgagctctcgatcttgactcgagctcgattctgactcggatccatGTATTGATTcagggtcagtgttggtcggtatctgaatcataagctcgataactttactttgcatcatagttcgacttgaattcgagcttgataataacaTCGAACTCGACGTTGATCGGTCCTtcgggctcgaagcttggtgacctgacttcggacctcaacctgatactATGAAGACGCTTCTCCGATCCAATGTATTACCTTTTAAACCAATTCGTAAGAAGGACTAACCGGTTTTTACCGCatacatatattttttattttttcattacTACTggtttttgaatatattttcgaATAGAAATTACTAACAATATTCATAATTGCACACCATCATCAGAACATATAGATTAGAAATACTTGTGAAGTATATGTCAGTAATGAGATGAAACGACCACATTATATTGAACACATAAAATAGGTAATTCTCAAGCATATATGCATGTTTAactgcttcttctttttttctttttaaatgaaCGATGCAACCTTTGACAAGCTTGTATTTGCACCCATAAGTCCACATTATAGTTCTCATTGAATCTCAAAAACTAATTAATTACACGTACAATGGATATTAAATTACTAATATATGATTCCCATACAACTTTTTGGATAAGGGATTTATAAAGGTATATATTAGGATGCtccaaattatatattttatactCACTTGGATTTATACTTTTTTTATAgtaccaaaaaaagaaaaataatttttgaaatggaTTATCTGCATTTGTGCTATTAAATTTACTAATGCACTGACAATACTACGAAGTAGAGCAAAAAATAAGAGCAATAAATGTTACTTATACATTATTCTTAAATCGAACTTCTAGTACTTTCCCTTTTTCTAGGATTATATTCTTTCTGCAACCTTAGCAAATCTGTACCGACGTCAAGGAAGTCTATATATATGTCTCGTTGGACCTTCATTTCTCCTCACCTTAAAACTCAAAGTCTAATACAAATTAATCAACtcgtatatatatatttacaggAGCTGGCATCTATATATATACTTAGCTTATATATTGAACTTGCGAATGGAGAGAGTGAGCAGAATAGTAACTGAAAAGCCAGTGGTGATATTCAGCAAGAGTTGTTGCTGCATGAGCCACTCTATTAAGTCTCTCTTCTCTGACCTCGGCGTTAACACCGCGATTTACGAGCTGGACGAGATGCAGAGAGGCCATGAGATAGAGGCGGCGCTTTCAAATCTCGGCTGCAATCCAACAGTTCCGGCGGTGTTCATCGGCGGCGAAATGGTGGGTGGAGAAAATGAGGTGATGAGTCTTCATCTTCGAGGGTCCTTAAAGCCAAAACTCAAAAGCGCAGGAGCTTTGTGGGTTTAGTAACACCTAAAACTTCTACGTATCCAGCGCAGGATCATGGCCGGTGATGCTTTgcgtttttttaattttttaaataatactCTTAGTTAGAGTTTGGCTACTAATTAATTAGTACTACTTTTAGTATGAAAAATGGAAAAGTTAAAGTGTGTGTATGTATAAGGATTAATCTTATATATACAATAACAAATGTAAAGATTTCTAACACTATTTGTATATTACTCATTAACATCTTGTAGCAGCAAGTAGTTTGCTTTATTTTTAACACTTATTATGAATAGTTATTTGTAACTATTTTTTAAAAGCCCGTTTAATTTGGCTTATTTCAAGTCCTTTTAAGTTAAAATAGCTTTTAAGTTACtttattgtatttaaataaaataaaaaagtgttTAAATACTTGTTTTTAAACTAAAATGTCAAAATCAAACATCAAAAGTTAAAATTCATAACTTACCATTTTTGACTTAAAAATTAGTTACAACAAGCCCTTCCGAACGGGCTCTAATATAGAGTTAAACTCTATGTAAAAAAGGAGAGCGAGAGAGTATAGTCCAATATTAAGAGTGACCTTATTTTTACTAAAGTAAAACACATGACTGAAATTGAAAGATACAAATGATGATGGAATTGTAATTCTTGAATCTAATTCAACATGCCATTTAGACACTCCAACAAAGCTATTAGTGTTTTATCAAAATCATGACCGAGtcaattctaggtttttttcCCTTAAAGTGAAGAATTGgagaattttaattttattttgactTGGACGAGCTTTCCAAATAAGGAAACAAGAACCGGGCCGGTGATATAACCGCCAAAGAAATCCAGTAAAATCTGCCGGATTTAACAATTGACCCGATTTGAAATCGTCTCTTCCCCTATGGACTCGAGATTTAAGCGAATTGTCAATGCTGTAGTCGGGAAATCATGTCCAATATGCCTGAGCCGGTTACACCATCGGAAAGCAGCGGTTATTATCCCATGTATGCACGCCTACTGCATCGACTGCATCCGCAGATGGAGCCATCTGAAGCGAAAATGCCCTCTCTGCAACTCCGACTTTGATTCATGGTTCTCTAGAATCAGTTTCTCCTCCGGGACCTTTAAGAAAGAGAAATTATCAGCTCGTAACGAGACTAAGAAATTACACTTAGGGTTTGCCTCATCTAGGCCGAGAGATCGATTGGTGGACCAAAGGTTAGTTTTTATCCTTAATTAATTGTCCATCAGGTTCAGCCAtaaccaaaattttaacttttagtGGTAAAGTAAAACTAATTTGAAGTACCCGTAAGTTGGCCCGGATTATCCCCCAAAAATAGTATTAATTTGTGAGTTTTATGTTGTACTGAACGATTAGGAGAAGGAGAGACGAGCTGAATGCTTTTGGCTCCAGAACGAGGCCGTTCCCAAGGCGGCGATCCTTTGATCAGATTGGAGCTTCAAATTCAGATGATATTAACAGGAGAATAATTCACTGGCGTGCCAGGTATTATGTCTAAATTAACGTGGAAAATCCTAAATGCATGGCTAGTTGTTTGACCTAGCGTGATATATTTTGGTTGCAGTATATATGAAGAGAGATTGCAGGCTGTTCGGTTTTCATCCAAATATTGTCTTGTGCAGGTATGCTCACACCAATAGATTGACGCTCTTCACTAAATAAATTAAAGACATTGTGGTTATTATGTCTACTATCTTAGCTATTATTATGTCTACTATCTTGATGATAAACCTGATGTCTAGAAGTTGTTTGTCTTAATTGATTCCGCTTGAGACGTCTAAATTTAATTCTGATATTTACTCGGTGTTTAAATTTATAGCGCATGGATAATAGGAGTGCCAAAGAAAAGATGTTACAGAGAATAGAACCTTGGATAGGAAGGGAGCTGCAGGCTATACTGGGGGATCCAGATCCGTCCATTATCGTCCATGTTGTTACCTCACTTTTTATCTCCGAAAATACACATTCAACACAACAGTATGCCGGAGATGATTTTCTTGCGCCGTTGCGACCCTTCTTGCATGAACATGCTGAAATGTTTTGGCATGAACTGAGGTATCTTTCATTATACTTCTATGCTTCTTTACTTTAACCAAGCTATTGTATACATTAGTCAAACCTTTATGAAAATGAGTGTTCACTAACCAACTAATTGCATGACTCTAATAGCAATCAAATTTTCATCAAAGAAGTGTTTTCTTTTCCATTGAAGGTCAAGTATTCAAGTTGAACACTCCGTAGTCAATATTTTATGACATTTCTCAAAAACTAACAAAAAATTGCTATGTTCTAATAGCAATCAATCTTTTTGCTCGTACAAATACTTCTCCATTTAGGACCAAGTATCAGAATTGAACACACTGCAGTCGATATTGGGACTTTGGGAGGGAAAATTCTTAGGGATATTTACACAAATATTCGGCCGCATTCACTATTTACTTTTCCTAGccgatatacatagattatacagccaccatttatttttagtttaagcagttGGGTTGttgactatttaggttaattcctCAAATTCTTATCCAAGCAAATTGATTTGCATGTAGGGCAGGAGTATcaccttccccccccccccccccccccccacacacacacacacacaaaccctccacccaaaaaacaaaaaaaaaaggggtCTTGGGACCTAGTTTGTAAGTTTCACTCAGACGAGCTCACATTGAGATAAAGGAATATGCCAAGTAATTTCTCTGCTTAATTTAATCTCTTATCGGCATCCATGAGATGCCTCGCTTTCGTAACTGAAGCTGAGAATAGGGTCGCCCAAAGCTCTGGTTCGGTATTGTGGGTAATGTAAACAACTCCttaggtttgatgttgtttggcaaaAAAACTTCTGAATAACATCAGGCATTATTTTGAAAATAGATCAACATCAGACATAAATCGTTGTTTTTCTTCTTGCTCCAGTGTTTGGCTGTGAGAGTCAATTCCTGTCAACCATCTTAACAATCATTTGTGAACATTGCTGACCATCTTAGGATATAATGAAATTGGAAGATAGAAAATTTTGTTGGACGCGCCAGTGTTAAACTCATTGCGTTGAATTCATCTCTTAGACAAAAAGGGAGAACTTCATCAAGGTTTATCTGTCAAACAATTTTTCACTATTGCTTTTATAGGCAAATAAGTTCTAAATAAATAGCTCTTCCAGGTTCGAGACCAGCAGTGCTATATTTACTAGTGATCTGTTTAGAATTAGAAACTGCTATCCTGGTAGTGGAACTAAATACCTGAGCTGCAATTATAACATAGTAAAACAGAGAATATAACTTCTTTTGAGAAAATATCCCCTTTGTTATATAATTGCTCTTTTGTAGCTATTTTCAGGTAATGCCATTCCTTTTTCCTGTCGTTTTAATgtgttttttgctttttggctTCATTCGTTTTAATAAGAAATTTTGTCTGAAAAATTTTTGAGGCTCTAGATCTCTCTCTCTTTAGGGTGGGGATGTAATGGGGacttgctctctctctctctctctctctcaaaagTGCTGTTGTTCGTACCGCATTCTATGACTTAGATAATGATGTTCACTATAGGTGCTTTGCAGAAAGCCCTTTGTCTATGCAAACATATGATATTGTGGTGGAGTACAAGCCCTTGGACTAATTCAGTAGTACCAGTCATTGATACATTGGCTGCAATCCTAGAGTAACAATGGATTGAGATGGATAAAGGTTGAGATGCAGCACAGTCATCTGACAATGGCTATAATGATGTTGTTGGAATCTGAATTCTTGTGGCGAATGGAAGAGCAAGCCATCAATTTTTCTTCCTCAAGAACCAGCTAGATTTGTTGAAGAGAGCCCATTATGCGCTGTTCCTTGGTGGATAAGCATGGAATCTTGCAGCCTTGGCTTTGTGTAGGCAGGGATAGCATTTCTGTTCTGCATATTCATGTGATTTGTGAAGTCAAAGACATGAAGAAAAACATCACACCTGTGTGATTAGCAATCCTGCCCATTAATATGAGAGGCTGGAGAAATTTGAAATGCCAAAATTAGATTTCTGCAGTGTTTGATCCAAGTGTCATTGGTGTTCATCTCTTTGGAGCTTATAAGGCTTTCGTCTGTTGCTGTTACCTGGGGCTCAGTCTGAAGAGATATTGGCAATATTTTGATCGTGCCCCCAAATGAGTAGTCTTCAATGTCTTATTTGTTTAACTGCCACAAGGCTATTGCGTTCTGCATCTGCCTTTGGTGCACACTCAAGTTTCAGAAGTAAGGGTAGGCAGTGTGGAGCTAGTATTCCCAGATTTTCCATCATTCGTAAGTTCTCATTTGAAAGAGAAAAGACCTTCTGTGGTAGTTCACCGTGGCCGATAAAAGGTGGCTTTTCAAACAGAAATTGTAGAGGGTGGGACTCTTTTGTGAAATGCTCATTGTTGGAGAGGTGTTAACGGGAGATAAAGTAAATACAATCTCAAATAAAACAAATTTTAAACTTGTTGCAAAATTGATACTGATAATTTTGTGTAATTAATACATTGTTTAGTTTTCTATATTAAATTTCGCATAAGTTATGTTGAGGTTAATATCATTGTATTACTAAATTTTGATTAACTTATGGAGGTTAAAATCATTGTATTGCTAAATTTTGATATTATAAACAATTCCACACTAAAATTCACACAACAAGATCATAAACCAATCACCAGAGGGGTCTTTGCAATTCACTAAAGATTTCACGTTTgcctatttttcaaaaataatgaTTTTCACTTTCAAAACTCTCAACCTTTGCAAATCAATGTTAGTTTACGATTTGGTTTTCCAACTTCAACTTGAAACGGAGATTTGAGATTGGAAGTATTGAAATTGAAATAATGGTTTTCACTGTCAAAACTCTCAACCTTTTTCTAAGTTAAATTCATGAacaatattaatttttaaatactcTTCTATAACTTCAACCTCAAATActtcttttaaatttaaattttgttGCTCTAATACTTTAATTTTTGTCCAAAAGGCCTTAGAAGGAATTTTGGGCCTTTGCTACTAAAGGCCCTCCTCGCTATGCACTCATCTTCTCTGATTTGGCCCTTTGCTACTAATTACAAAAGCAGCACTGCAGCAGCAGTATTTAACTGACTCCAGCTAAAGGTATGGCGTTTCTCATTTTATCACCTTTATTCCTTGGAACTCAGAAGCATTGTTTGAGAGTTTTTAGGTTCTCTCATAGAGACTTACCCCCTATGTTTGAGTTCCTATATTTTAGTTTTATGTCATATTCTTTCAAGAATTTACCGTGCACAGTCTGACGTTGATGGTCATAAGAAATGTAATGCGGTATATATCATAACGTGCAAAACTCGAAAGTGGAGTAGTGCAGTCTA
It includes:
- the LOC104121145 gene encoding monothiol glutaredoxin-S3-like, producing the protein MERVSRIVTEKPVVIFSKSCCCMSHSIKSLFSDLGVNTAIYELDEMQRGHEIEAALSNLGCNPTVPAVFIGGEMVGGENEVMSLHLRGSLKPKLKSAGALWV
- the LOC104121144 gene encoding uncharacterized protein isoform X4, whose translation is MDSRFKRIVNAVVGKSCPICLSRLHHRKAAVIIPCMHAYCIDCIRRWSHLKRKCPLCNSDFDSWFSRISFSSGTFKKEKLSARNETKKLHLGFASSRPRDRLVDQRRRRDELNAFGSRTRPFPRRRSFDQIGASNSDDINRRIIHWRASIYEERLQAVRFSSKYCLVQRMDNRSAKEKMLQRIEPWIGRELQAILGDPDPSIIVHVVTSLFISENTHSTQQYAGDDFLAPLRPFLHEHAEMFWHELSVWL
- the LOC104121144 gene encoding uncharacterized protein isoform X3, with translation MDSRFKRIVNAVVGKSCPICLSRLHHRKAAVIIPCMHAYCIDCIRRWSHLKRKCPLCNSDFDSWFSRISFSSGTFKKEKLSARNETKKLHLGFASSRPRDRLVDQRRRRDELNAFGSRTRPFPRRRSFDQIGASNSDDINRRIIHWRASIYEERLQAVRFSSKYCLVQRMDNRSAKEKMLQRIEPWIGRELQAILGDPDPSIIVHVVTSLFISENTHSTQQYAGDDFLAPLRPFLHEHAEMFWHELRVGM
- the LOC104121144 gene encoding uncharacterized protein isoform X1, with protein sequence MDSRFKRIVNAVVGKSCPICLSRLHHRKAAVIIPCMHAYCIDCIRRWSHLKRKCPLCNSDFDSWFSRISFSSGTFKKEKLSARNETKKLHLGFASSRPRDRLVDQRRRRDELNAFGSRTRPFPRRRSFDQIGASNSDDINRRIIHWRASIYEERLQAVRFSSKYCLVQRMDNRSAKEKMLQRIEPWIGRELQAILGDPDPSIIVHVVTSLFISENTHSTQQYAGDDFLAPLRPFLHEHAEMFWHELRCFAESPLSMQTYDIVVEYKPLD
- the LOC104121144 gene encoding uncharacterized protein isoform X2, whose product is MDSRFKRIVNAVVGKSCPICLSRLHHRKAAVIIPCMHAYCIDCIRRWSHLKRKCPLCNSDFDSWFSRISFSSGTFKKEKLSARNETKKLHLGFASSRPRDRLVDQRRRRDELNAFGSRTRPFPRRRSFDQIGASNSDDINRRIIHWRASIYEERLQAVRFSSKYCLVQRMDNRSAKEKMLQRIEPWIGRELQAILGDPDPSIIVHVVTSLFISENTHSTQQYAGDDFLAPLRPFLHEHAEMFWHELRKPFVYANI